The Actinomycetota bacterium genome segment GCGAGCACTGCGGCGCTACCGTGGCCGGCGATCTCCGAAGGAGGCTGCCATGCGGTACGTGAACCTGGGCAACACCGGCCTGCGCGTGTCGCGCGTGTGCCTGGGGATGATGAGCTTCGGCAGGCACGAGTCGCGCCGGTGGGCGCTCGACGAGGCGGCGGCGGAGCCGATCGTCAAGCGGGCCGTCGA includes the following:
- a CDS encoding aldo/keto reductase, with the translated sequence MRYVNLGNTGLRVSRVCLGMMSFGRHESRRWALDEAAAEPIVKRAV